A single region of the Ochotona princeps isolate mOchPri1 chromosome 10, mOchPri1.hap1, whole genome shotgun sequence genome encodes:
- the LOC101516433 gene encoding large ribosomal subunit protein eL28-like yields the protein MSAHLQWMAVRNSSSFLIKRNKQMYSREPNNLKAPFCYNGLIHHKTVGVEPAADGKGVVAVMKRLSGQGKPATSYVHTTINKDARATLSSIRHMIHKNKYCPDVHMAAIRGASAILCSQKPVVVKRKRTRPTKSA from the coding sequence ATGTCCGCGCACTTGCAGTGGATGGCCGTGCGCAATAGCTCCAGCTTCCTCATCAAGAGGAACAAGCAGATGTACAGCAGGGAGCCCAATAACCTCAAGGCCCCGTTCTGCTACAACGGGCTGATCCACCACAAGACCGTGGGCGTGGAACCGGCTGCGGACGGCAAGGGCGTAGTGGCGGTCATGAAGCGCCTGAGCGGCCAGGGGAAGCCGGCCACCTCGTACGTGCACACCACCATCAACAAGGATGCGCGGGCCACGCTCAGCAGCATCCGGCACATGATTCACAAGAACAAGTACTGTCCCGATGTGCACATGGCTGCCATCCGCGGAGCCAGCGCCATCCTATGCAGCCAGAAGCCCGTGGTGGTGAAGAGGAAGCGTACACGTCCCACCAAGAGCGCCTGA